The following nucleotide sequence is from Bradyrhizobium roseum.
TCGGCTTTTCTTCGACCGACGGGAAAAAGTGAGTCTTTTTCATCACGCCTGATGAAGCGGCGCACAACAGGGCTCGGCAAGAAAATAAATCGTCAGCGCCGATCGTCAGCCGGCTTTCGGCCCGCCGGATCCACTCTTCTGATTGCGTCCGGCGCTGCCGCCGGCGTCAGGCCGACAATATCTTGATGCCCCACCACACAACGGCGATGGCAGCGACGACGCAGGCAGCCGTGAGCGCGCGCTCCAGGACATGGATCTTCATGGTTTCCATCCCGATATCTTCGCTACCCCGCATGGACGCTATGTGATTCCAGGACATCTCGGCAATGTCGGCAGTTGCCAAACCACCTATCATCGATAACGGCGCGGGAATCGCGCCGGCATTTCCGCCTGACGAGGTATCCTGTTGCAGGAGCCGACGCCGATGAAGGAAGAGCCGATGGCCGATGGAAATGGACCGACAGGCTGCGAGCCGGCAAGGTCGCCTGACGCATCGTGCAGAGGAAGTGAGACGCGGCACGCGCGCATCCGCCGCCATGTTAGAGTGGCAGGCTGATCTCAAATGTGAATCTCACCAGCAGGACGGGTCCGGCATCATCCCGGACCTCGATCGACATCGCGTGGGAGGGCGTGCTGGTGGCGGCATGAACTGCGTCCCGCGCCATATCGGCCAGCGAACGAGCGGCCTCCATCTGAACGACTTGCATATCGCGGCATTCGAGCCCGTCGTCATCGACGAAGAGGCCATTGTCATCCCGCAAGTCGAAATAGTATCTGCGCATCGCCTTCCGGGTCCGTGAATTGGTTCACGAACTAGAAGCCCGCATCCATGCGATCCGTTCCTAAGACGTGTGACTCTTGTCACCCGATCGCCCGGACGGCGATCGCCGTCATCGCGGTGACGCGACCAACCCTCGTCGGAACAGGAACAATCGGCCACGTCGGAGATTGAGGAAACGTCGCATTCCCCGTGCGACGACGGCCGCAAAGGGTCTCGGCGCCGCCGAGGCCCTTTTGCGTCGATAGATAATGGAGGCATCGATGAGCAAGGAAACGCCGAAAGAAGATCCCAGGGAGCAAACCGACTCTGGCTCGCACGCGCAGACGAACAAGCCCTGGAAAGGCAACCCTGAAAAAGAGCAGCGATCCGGCACGAAGAAATCCGATCCGGACAAATGGCAGGAAACCAACACGCATTGAACGGCGCGGCAGGTGACTGCCCGCAAAAGCAACGAAAGCAGCGGGATCAGGCTGATGGAGATCGTGTATTTTGTTGGAGCATTGCTGCTGCTGGCCGCGCTGTTTTACGGCGCCCTGCAGTACCACTATCGGAACCGCGCCGCCGTTCGGGCCGGCCACGACGTCGTCAAGGAGCGCTACAGACAGGATGAAGCGTAGTTCTCGCTGGCGACACGGTCACGCGGCAACTCTTCCCCGCCTACGCAGGAACAAACCGCCCGCTGCCATGTTGTTCAACCTGAACGGGAGAACGTCCATGGATCGCGTAACGCGTTGCCTGCACTGCGGGAAGAGAATGGTGCCGGCGCCGAGCCTGACCGGTCGAACCAAGTTGATCTGCGTCTACTGCGACAAGACCGACCCGATGGAGAACGCGGAGACCGCCAAATGGACGGAGAGCCCGCTGGCTCAGGCTATCACCGGGACATCACCGTAAAAAGAACTTCGGATCGTCTCGCACACCGCGCCGGCCCGCGCGGCGGCGGGCTACGTCGAAAAATGAGACGTCTCAGCCTTACCGCAATCGACCGGAACAATATGATCCCATCTGCCCCGGCCTGCCGTCGATCTCATCGTCGATCGCGATAATCACCGTGGCGGCGCAGCGCTGCAGGCCGACGTTGGCGGGTTCGAGATCCATTGCCTTCATCAAATCGGGAAGCGCCGCTTTCA
It contains:
- a CDS encoding DUF6894 family protein, coding for MRRYYFDLRDDNGLFVDDDGLECRDMQVVQMEAARSLADMARDAVHAATSTPSHAMSIEVRDDAGPVLLVRFTFEISLPL